Proteins encoded in a region of the Rutidosis leptorrhynchoides isolate AG116_Rl617_1_P2 chromosome 9, CSIRO_AGI_Rlap_v1, whole genome shotgun sequence genome:
- the LOC139865913 gene encoding argininosuccinate lyase, chloroplastic, whose amino-acid sequence MESISFTFSQSPPNSLIPSQSHSIINPNSSSSLSTYFCYPFTSQIKPPSISCCTSKHSNMTAPAAAPAKEAKLWGGRFEEGVTDAVERFTESISFDKALYKHDIMGSRAHACMLAKQGLMSMSDRDSILEGLEQIEKQIEKGEFVWRTDREDVHMNIEAHLTDLIGEPAKKLHTARSRNDQVSTDFRLWCRDAIDTIVARIKYLQVSLVMLAKKNGGVIVPGYTHLQRAQPVLLQHHLLAYVEQLERDAGRLLDCRVRLNFCPLGACALAGTGLPIDRFMTSDALGFTAPMRNSMDAVSDRDFVLELLSANSITAMHLSRLGEEWVLWASEEFGFITPSDSVSTGSSIMPQKKNPDPMELVRGKSARVIGDLVTLLVLCKGLPLAYNRDLQEDKEPVFDSVKTIIGMLEVSAEFAQNITYNQDKIQKALPAGHLDATTLADYLVHKGIPFRTSHDIVGRAVALCVYRNCQLQDLSLDELRSIDQVFDEGVYDYLGVENSIKKFSSYGSTGSDCVATQLDFWISRLNLNQ is encoded by the exons ATGGAATCAATTTCTTTTACTTTCTCACAGTCACCACCCAATTCATTGATTCCATCTCAATCGCATTCcattataaaccctaattcttcATCATCACTCTCCACCTATTTCTGCTATCCCTTCACTTCCCAAATTAAACCGCCGTCAATTTCTTGCTGCACCTCAAAACACTCAAACATGACGGCTCCGGCGGCGGCTCCGGCGAAGGAAGCAAAACTATGGGGCGGCCGATTTGAAGAAGGTGTAACTGATGCTGTTGAAAGGTTCACTGAATCAATTTCATTTGATAAAGCTCTTTATAAACATGACATTATGGGCAGCCGTGCTCATGCTTGTATGCTTGCTAAACAG GGGTTGATGAGTATGAGTGATAGAGATAGTATTCTAGAAGGTTTGGAACAAATAGAGAAACAAATTGAAAAAGGAGAGTTTGTGTGGAGGACTGACAGAGAGGATGTACACATGAACATTGAAGCACACCTTACTGATTTAATCGGAGAACCTGCCAAGAAGCTTCATACTGCTAGAAGTCGAAATGATCAAGTTTCAACCGATTTCCGCTTGTGGTGTCGTGATGCTATTGATACAATTGTTGCACGTATCAAGTATCTTCAG GTTTCTTTGGTGATGCTGGCTAAGAAGAATGGCGGTGTGATTGTTCCTGGTTATACGCATTTGCAGAGGGCACAACCTGTTCTACTTCAGCATCATCTTCTAGCATATGTCGAACAG CTTGAACGTGATGCCGGGCGTCTGCTAGATTGTCGAGTTAGGTTGAATTTCTGTCCTTTAGGTGCATGTGCATTAGCTGGCACTGGCCTTCCTATAGATCGGTTCATGACTTCTGATGCTCTTGGTTTTACCGCTCCAATGAGGAACAG TATGGATGCAGTTTCAGACCGTGATTTTGTTTTGGAACTTCTTTCGGCTAACTCGATTACGGCTATGCATCTTTCTCGGCTTGGTGAAGAGTGGGTGCTGTGGGCATCGGAAGAGTTTGGGTTCATAACGCCAAGTGATTCGGTTTCAACGGGTAGTAGTATAATGCCTCAGAAGAAAAATCCCGACCCTATGGAACTTGTTCGGGGCAAGTCTGCTAGAGTTATAGGAGATCTCGTCACACTTTTGGTTTTATGCAAAGGGCTTCCACTTGCTTACAACCGTGATCTGCAG GAAGATAAGGAACCTGTATTTGATAGTGTAAAAACGATAATAGGAATGCTAGAAGTGTCAGCTGAGTTTGCTCAAAACATCACTTATAATCAGGACAAAATACAGAAAGCTTTACCAGCAGGTCATCTTGATGCCACTACACTTGCAGATTATCTTGTTCACAAG GGGATACCTTTCAGAACTTCACATGATATAGTTGGTAGGGCAGTGGCTTTGTGTGTATACCGAAACTGTCAGCTTCAGGACCTAAGTCTTGATGAATTACGTAGTATTGATCAAGTGTTTGATGAGGGTGTGTATGATTATCTCGGGGTCGAAAATTCAATCAAGAAATTTAGCTCGTATGGTTCAACTGGCTCCGACTGTGTAGCTACTCAACTAGACTTCTGGATTTCAAGGCTCAATCTTAACCAGTGA